One region of Strigops habroptila isolate Jane chromosome 11, bStrHab1.2.pri, whole genome shotgun sequence genomic DNA includes:
- the DHX37 gene encoding probable ATP-dependent RNA helicase DHX37, with product MGRARRRHNWKARMQPGTARPPPAAGPLELPLELGDEVTLKGIDESNALVLPAKKAKKKKVACVVQQQKKPLSKKQKKHLQKILEQKEKKKQRAELLSKLNEVQASEAEMKLLYTTSKLGTGKRMYQTKRIMQEPSTAEPEKIKSISGAYKRRHSSESEPEEEPSSSDEEKEEQKPEIEKSSASGLNTAEKPEEGVKVAEMNEQPAGPSVPVLQAASSKLPCKPAVFIPVDRSPEIQEARLKLPILAEEQVIMEAINENPIVIICGETGSGKTTQVPQFLYEAGYSSSAGAIGITEPRRVAAVSMSQRVAKEMNLSKRVVSYQIRYEGNVTDETQIKFMTDGVLLKEIQKDFLLSKYKVVIIDEAHERSMYTDILIGLLSRIVPLREKKGLPLKLIIMSATLRVEDFTDNNKLFSVTPPVIQVDARQFPVTVHFNKKTPLDDYSGECFRKVCKIHRMLPSGGILVFLTGQAEVHSLCRRLRKAFPFQKNNTAGGDDDKGESVEEMRKFKKSRKQKKVMALPKIDLDNYSVVPVDEGDEDRDAETDDDMAGSDIDLDLGDGDSEEDEKSDSSLPLYVLPLYSLLAPEKQAKVFRPPPPGTRLCVVATNVAETSLTIPGIKYVVDCGKVKKRFYDKITGVSSFRITWISQASANQRAGRAGRTEPGHCYRLYSSAVFMDFEKFSAPEITKRPVEDLILQMKALNIEKVINFPFPTPPPTEALAAAEELLIALGALKEPPMTGRLKQQLAAKLSCPISPLGRIMATFPVAPRYAKMLALSRQHDCLPYTITIVSAMTVRELFEELDRPAVSEEETAELKGKKARFLQIQRIWAGQGSMQKLGDLMVMLGAVGACEYAGCTRKFCEENGLRYKAMLEIRRLRGQLTTAVNSVCTDAGLYVDPKMKPPTEAQATYLRQIVLAGLGDHVARRVQAEELLDDKWKNAYKTALLDDPVFIHPSSVLFKQLPEFVVYQEIVETTKLYMKGVSAVEPEWIPALLPPYCHFGKPLENPPPSYCPETGRVRCHRPSVFYRVSWQLPAVEVDYPEGIDRYKYFARFLLEGQIIKKLKSYSQYLLSSPLIMLKTWSKLQPRTEALLQALVAENCDNRDALLAAWKKNPKYLLAAYRQWIPEAMHDDLAQKWPPIAQ from the exons atGGGCCGGGCGCGCCGCCGGCACAACTGGAAGGCGCGGATGCAGCCGGGCACGGCGcggcccccgcccgccgccgggccgCTGGAGCTGCCGCTGGAGCTGGGAG ATGAAGTAACGCTGAAGGGAATTGATGAAAGCAACGCCCTGGTCCTgccagcaaagaaagcaaagaagaaaaaagtggcaTGTGTTGtgcaacagcaaaagaaacccctcagcaagaaacagaagaaacaccTGCAGAAAATTctggagcagaaggaaaagaaaaagcag CgagctgagctgctgagcaAGCTGAATGAGGTCCAAGCTTCTGAGGCAGAAATGAAACTGCTCTACACTACTTCCAAACTGGGTACTGGGAAGCGCATGTATCAGACCAAAAG GATAATGCAGGAGCCAAGCACTGCTGAACCTGAAAAGATCAAGAGCATCAGCGGTGCATACAAGAGAAGACACAGCTCAGAGTCAGAGCCTGAGGAGGAACCCAGTAGTTCTgatgaggagaaggaagagcagaaaccAGAAATAGAAAAGTCCTCAGCCAGTGGTTTGAATACTGCTGAAAAGCCAGAGGAAGGCGTGAAGGTGGCAGAGATGAACGAGCAACCGGCTGGTCCTAGTGTGCCGGTTCTCCAGGCAGCCTCCAGCAAACTGCCTTGCAAGCCTGCGGTTTTCATTCCAGTGGACAGGTCTCCTGAGATTCAG GAAGCAAGACTAAAGCTTCCAATTCTTGCTGAAGAGCAAGTCATCATGGAAGCCATTAATGAGAATCCCATTGTGATCATCTGTGGAGAGACAGGAAGCGGTAAAACCACACAAGTACCTCAGTTTCTCTATGAAGCTGGCTACTCCAG TTCAGCTGGTGCTATTGGGATCACTGAGCCTCGACGTGTGGCTGCAGTGTCCATGTCCCAGCGAGTCGCCAAGGAAATGAACTTGTCAAAAAG AGTGGTTTCGTATCAAATCCGATATGAAGGCAATGTTACAGACGAAACACAAATCAAGTTCATGACAGATGGTGTGCTGctgaaagaaattcagaag gactttctgctttcaaagtACAAAGTTGTTATTATTGATGAAGCTCATGAGAGGAGTATGTACACAGATATCTTGATAGGCCTCTTGTCTCGCATCGTGCCTCTTCGGGAGAAG AAAGGGCTGCCACTGAAGCTGATCATCATGTCAGCCACCCTTCGTGTCGAAGATTTCACCGATAACaacaagctgttttctgttacaCCTCCTGTTATTCAG GTAGATGCAAGGCAATTCCCTGTAACCGTTCATTTTAACAAGAAAACCCCTCTAGATGACTACAGTGGGGAGTGCTTCAGAAAGGTGTGTAAAATCCATCGAATGTTGCCCTCAG GTGGCATTTTGGTGTTTTTAACAGGCCAGGCAGAAGTTCACTCTCTATGTAGAAGGCTGAGGAAAGCCTTTCCATTCCAGAAAAACAACACTGCAG GAGGAGATGATGACAAAGGAGAATCTgtggaagaaatgagaaaatttaagaaatcaaggaagcagaagaaagttaTG GCGCTCCCCAAAATTGATCTGGACAATTACTCTGTTGTACCAGTGGATGAAGGAGATGAAGACAGAGACGCTGAAACTGATGATGATATGGCAGGGTCTGATATTGACCTGGATTTAGGAGATGGAGACTCGGAAGAAG ATGAGAAATCTGATTCGTCCCTCCCACTCTATGTGCTCCCACTCTACTCTTTGCTGGCACCAGAGAAACAAGCAAAG GTATTCaggcctcctcctcctggcacGAGACTGTGTGTTGTAGCCACCAACGTGGCTGAAACATCGCTTACTATCCCAGGCATCAAATACGTGGTTGACTGTGGAAAGGTCAAGAAACGTTTCTATGACAAAATTACTGGGGTTTCATCCTTCAGAATCACTTGGATATCTCAAGCTTCAGCCAACCAGCGGGCAGGCCGGGCTGGCCGGACAGAGCCAGGCCACTGTTACAG GTTATACTCTTCAGCAGTCTTCATGGACTTTGAGAAATTTTCTGCTCCAGAAATTACAAAGCGACCGGTAGAAGACTTGATTCTGCAAATGAAGGCATTAAATATAGAAAAG GTAATCAACTTCCCGTTCCCAACACCACCTCCAACAGAAGCActtgcagcagctgaggagTTGCTGATAGCCCTGGGTGCCTTGAAGGAGCCCCCTATGACAGGAAG gctgaagcagcagctggcagcaaaGCTGAGTTGCCCTATTAGTCCCCTGGGCAGAATAATGGCCACTTTTCCTGTCGCCCCCCGCTATGCAAAGATGTTGGCATTGAGCAGGCAGCATGACTGCCTGCCCTACACCATCACCATAGTGTCTGCAATGACCGTCCGGGAGCTTTTTGAGGAGTTAGACAG GCCAGCAGTAAGTGAGGAAGAGACGGCGGAGCTGAAGGGGAAGAAAGCCAGGTTTTTACAGATACAAAGGATCTGGGCTGGGCAGGGGTCAATGCAAAAGCTCGGAGACCTCATGGTGATGTTAG GAGCAGTGGGGGCCTGCGAGTATGCCGGGTGCACCCGGAagttctgtgaagaaaatgggCTCCGATACAAAGCCATGCTGGAAATCCGGCGCTTGAGAGGACAGCTGACAACAGCAG tGAACTCAGTCTGCACTGATGCTGGTCTCTATGTTGATCCGAAGATGAAGCCCCCAACAGAAGCTCAAGCAACTTACTTGAGACAGAttgtgctggcagggctgggggatcACGTTGCCCGGAGGGTTCAGGCAGAAGAGCTCCTGGATGACAAGTGGAAAAATGCCTATAAG ACTGCTCTCCTGGACGACCCAGTGTTCATCCATCCAAGCTCAGTCCTCTTCAAACAACTCCCAGAGTTTGTGGTGTATCAGGAAATTGTTGAGACTACAAAGCTGTATATGAAAG GTGTATCTGCAGTCGAACCTGAGTGGATTCCAGCCCTTTTGCCACCGTACTGCCACTTTGGGAAGCCTCTGGAAAATCCTCCTCCGTCTTACTGCCCTGAAACAGGCCGAGTTCGGTGTCACAGGCCAAGTGTCTTTT ATCGAGTTAgctggcagctccctgctgtGGAAGTTGATTACCCAGAAGGTATTGATCGCTACAAATACTTTGCCAGGTTCCTGCTTGAAGGACAG ATCATTAAGAAGTTGAAATCTTATAGCCAGTATCTGCTGTCCAGTCCCCTCATAATGCTGAAGACATGGTCCAA ACTTCAGCCCAGGACAGAAGCCCTCCTGCAGGCTCTAGTGGCAGAAAATTGTGATAATCGTGATGCTTTACTGGctgcatggaagaaaaatcctaaAT ATTTGCTCGCAGCCTATCGTCAGTGGATCCCTGAAGCTATGCATGATGATCTAGCCCAGAAGTGGCCACCAATAGCACAGTGA